The region ATTCAGCAGGGTCTTGGGCTTCAGGGGCAAAAGAATGCCTTCTTTGCCGATGAAATAGGGCTGGGTGAAATCGACCCCTGGAAGGTTGAGACGATCGGGTGTGACGCTGATCGGCCCCACCAGCAGATCAATCTCTCCGTCGTTCAAGGCAAGAATCCCCTTTTGAGGTGTTGCTTGTTGAATCAGCCGATAGGAGAGGTTGTTGTCTTCAGCAATCCTTCTCCACACCTGGAGGCTGATTCCGCTGCTGCCTCCCTCCTCCTGGATCACAAAAGGGGCGCTACCGCTGACGCCCACCTTGAGCGTCCGTGCCATCAGCGGTGGAAGCAGAAACTGCAGGCCCAGCAGCAGGCCGACTGCAACGGCAGACCGCTTCACCGCTGTTCCAGTTGCTTCACGATGACGGACATCGCGACCAGGGAACCAGCCAGAGCAATCAGGAGGGCAATGGTCATTGGTGGCTCAGGTCGCAGCAGGGACCGCCAGATTGGCATCGATGGCCCCTAACAACCACTCAGCGACTTCCATTCTCAAGGCGTAGGCGCACTCGTAACGCCCTTGCTGTTCGAGTGACGCAAGCCTGCGCTCAAGCCAGCGCAGGGTCTCGACCGGAAGCTGGTTTGGACGCATCGAGCGCGCCACAATGCTGTGTCTAAGGATCATCACAGTGATGCACGGACAGGCACCTGCGATGCAGTCAGGGCTACAAAACCTCAGTGTGTCCTGCCGATGAAGGGGCAGGAGTGGGTTTGGAGATGTGAGTCCCTGCGGTTTCTGGAGGAGCGTGCTCTCTGGCGGGAGCACGGTCGCCAGTTGATGGTGGCGGATCTGCACCTGGGCAAGGCCGAGGTGTTCCAGGCCCATGGCATCCCCTTGCCGACGGACGGCGACCGCGGAACGTTGAATCCGTTGCTTCAGCTCTGTCATGCCTGGGCTCCTGAACAGCTCATCGTTCTCGGTGATCTGATTCATGCCCGTGAGGGGCTGACGCCCGAGCTCCGAGAGACCCTGCGTTCGCTGCCGGATCTCTGCGGTTGTGAGGTGCTGCTGATCGGCGGCAACCACGACCGCCACTGCTGGATCGAAGGCTTGCCGCAGCTCCCCTCCCAGTGCGTCGGCCAACTTTGGTTAAGCCATGCTCCAGAAACTCCCCCCGCTGCGGATCAGCTCAACGTGTGCGGGCATTTGCATCCCATGACCCGCCTGCGCAGCCGGGCCGATCGCCTGCGTCTCCCCTGCTTTGCCTTTGATCCCGAAGGACCCCGCCTGGTGATTCCAGCCTTCGGGCAGTTGACGGGAGGCCATGACTGCGGCGAGCGTTACCAGCAATGGCTAGTGGCCGACGGAGCCATCCTTCCTTGGTTCGAACCACTCCGCAACAACCAGGGGCGACGGTCCGCATGAAGGACCAGACCAAGGCCGGCCAGGAACGGAAACGCATTCGTCTGCGCAAACGCTGGTTGGTTCTGGCCTCTCCTTTCGTTGTGTTGGGTGGATTGATTGCCTTGGCCCCCGATGCGCCGCAGCAGGAGCAGGTTGCTGAGACATCGCTGATCGAGCAGGAGTCCCGCAGGGATGGTGAACCGTTTCATTACATTCCCGACGATGAGGTGTATGCCCTGGATCTCGATCCAAGGCGTGTTCGCTTCGGACTGTTGGAGGGGTGGGACCGGGAGCAGGATGCTTTTGAGGACATCGCAGCTCTGGCTTACGTGTCCGGGCCGATGTACGAGCGCCATGTCGACAACGGTGGACGCGAGATCACTGTCCCGCTGGGGGACCTGAAGTTCGGTTCCCGCGTTTGGAAAGCGCGCAACCGCACGGCCTCACGCCAACGGGCTTTCATCGGCATCCGTCACAACGGCGGCGTTGATTTCAGTTACGGCGAGCTGACCGACGCCCACATCCGCACCTACGACACCTTTATCGGTGGCTTGCACAGCCTCTACAACGACCTCGAGGACCCCCCGGAGAGCTACAAGGGGGCTTACAGCATCAGCATGGGGCAGCGGATCCGCTACTACCTGCCTCGGATTCGCATGGTGATGGGTCTGCGCGAGGACGGTCATCTGGAGGTGCTGATGAGCCGTGATGGCCTCACCCTCGAGCAGAGCAAGGACCTGGCCAGACGTCGCGGCTACCTGGCGGCCTACATGCCGGACCATGCCTCCAAGAGCCGCTTCATCATTCCCGGCGTCAAGGGGTTCACAGAAGAAGATGCCAACTGGATCAGCGGTGGTGCGACGAGTTTTGTTCATGTCCCTTACATGCTGCGGCTCAGTAACCGTCAGACTCCGCTGCGGGGTGATCTGATCGCGGACTTCAGCCCAAGGCTGACCGGGGATGAGTCCTGTGCTGGAGGGATGGATTGCCTGCAGGCCTTCGGTAACCACATGGCCGATCGAGCCCTGGCAGGACTGAATCGCGTGATAGAGCAGGGGGTGGAACCCATTGCACGAATGATCTGGGCACCCAGCAATCCGATAAAGCCGGATGTCGAACAGGTGCCTGATCCGGCATCGGATTTGGATCGCTCCCCCTTGCGTGAACCCCCGATCACCGCTGACCCCCTCGTGCTGTTGGAACCCCCTTCGCGTGTGGAGTTGGAGCGTGAACCACCGAGCCAGGATCTTGATGAAGACGAGGTTGAGGCCTTCGCACCGCAGGTGCCGCTGCCGCCGGATCTGCCTCCTCCGGTTCTGTTGGACATTCCCAGCCTGGATGCACCACTGCTGCCGGAGCTGGAGTCAGATATCGGAAGAGATGACGTGCTGGATAAGGAGATGGTGCTGGATCAGCGCGACGGTGTTGAAGGAGCGCCGCCTCCACCTGAACTCCCCCCCCTCGATCCACCAGCGTTGCCGGTCGACAGTTTCAATTAACAGGGCAGTTCTGCGGACAGGGTGTCAGCGCCGGAACACGCCGTTGCAGTTGCCGGGGCCGGTTTTACAAAGCAGTGACCCTCTGGAGACCAGTAGCCCAGAGCAGGCAACGCCAGGCCCTGTGCCCGGGCTTTGGCATTCACGTCGTCAACACCGCGCCCTTGCACCAGGACGTTGTTTTTGCCATCCACCAGGTCGAGGAAATCGTTCACTTTGGTTTCCTGGCCTGGGTTGGCCATGGCTTGAGCAGGCAGCAGGGCCGCCACGGTGGCGATCAGGAGGGAGCGAAACACGGGTGTGGTGATGGAGGAATCAGTTTTTGGTGACGACGACCGGGGTACCCACCTTGATGCGGTTGTACACCTGGATCACATCGTTGTTGAGCATCCGGATGCAGCCGAGCCTGACGGCAGCACGCAGTTTCACCCAGTTGGGCCATGCCGTGCCGTGGATGGCGTATTCACCGGTTCCAATCTGCACATAAGCCACATAGCGCACGCCAACGGGGTTGTTGGGGCCAGGGGCAATAACTTTCCCCTTCTTGTGATACACCGGCTGAGGGTCCATTTTGGTCACCGCATAGGTGCCCGCAGGCGTGAGAGATTCCGGTGCTCCGATGGCCACCGGTACCGCAGAAGTAGTGAAGGTCTCCGAACAAGACCATGAGATCAGCCTCCGGGGTCCCTTCGGCGGTGTTCACAACCTCGATGTGCGTCACAGCATCGACGGTGACCCGGTGGAACAGCTCAGCGTTGGCGATTTCGTGGAGTTCCTGATGATCAAGCCAGTCGCCATCGCCATCCGCAAGGCCAACTGATCAGCTCTCCTGGTGGGAGGCGAGGGCCCGCACCACGTCTCCCCTGGTGATCACACCTGCCGGCTTCCCCTCACCATCGAGCACAAACAACCGTTGTGTGCCCCGTTCATGCAGCTGTGAGGCTGCCTTGGGCAAGCCAAGCTCCATGCTGCAGGTGTGGGTGTCCTTCCGCATCAGGTCCTTCACCGTGGTGCCGAGCACCTGGTGCACCTGCTTGTCCCAGTTGAGCGGATTGCGCAGGTAGATCACGCTGTCCAGCAGCATCACGTAAGGGCCGGCATCCACCCCGCTCTCGCGCACCATCAGATCCTGCTCACTCAGCTCTCCTATCAGGACACCGGTGTCATCCACGACCGGCAGTCCGCTGATGTGGTGATCACTGATCAGTTGTACGGCCTGCTGCAGAGGGGTGTCGGGGGTGACGCTCAACACGGGCTGGGTCATCACATCAGCCACCGTCAGCTGCAGGACCATGATTTGAAGTCAGCTGATTGCATTCTGCGCGTTGTCGTTGCCCCTGCGCTCCCTGGCCAATGGCCTCACCATCGCCCGCGCGGTCGCCGGTTTACCGTTAATCATGGCGCTGCAGGCAGACGCGGCTGCCCTGGCCTGGTGGTTGCTGCTGATGGCAGGCCTCAGCGATGCCGCCGATGGCTGGCTGGCCCGTCGAGCCGGCGGCGGCAGCAGCTGGGGGGCACGGCTGGATCCACTCACGGACAAAGTGCTGATTGCAGCCCCTCTTCTCTGGCTAGCCGCCGCCGGAACCCTGCCGCTCTGGGCTGTCTGGCTGTTGCTGGCCCGGGAACTGCTGATTTCCGGCTGGCGCTCCCAGGCGGGAGATGGGGGGCCGGCATCGCTGGCGGGGAAAGCCAAGACCGTGCTGCAGTTCCTGGCGCTGCTGCTGATGCTCTGGCCCCCTTCCTGGAGCGGGCATCAGCAGCTGGTGGTTGCCGGTTGGTGGTTGTTCTGGCCGTCGCTGCTGCTGGCGGTCAGTTCAGCCGTCGCTTACATCAGGCCCCTATCAGGGCCGCATCAGCGCTGAAATCGGGCTCCGTTGTCGGAGTTTTGGCGTAGTCGTTCTGGAAGCTGTCCGCCAGACCCTTGGCCAGATCAAACCGGGGTTGCCAGGCCAGTTCCCGCTCAACCCGCGTGATGTCGGTTAGGAAATGGTTGAGCCGCAGGGGGAAGGCCTGGCGGGCTTTGGGGTCCAGGCCGGATGGATCGAAGGGGCGCAGCTCCACCGCATCCGGATCTTTGCTGCAGGCAACCGCCGCTGCCCGGATCAAGCCGCGGAAGGTGATGCCCTGTTTGCCGGAGCAGTTGTAGATGCGGTTTGCGGCAGCCTCAACATCGATGCAGCGCGCCATCGCTTCGGCCAGATCATTCACGTGGCCGAGCTGGGTGATCGTGCTGCCGTCGCCAGGCAGTGGCACCGGACGGTCGTGGGTGATCCGATCAAAGAACCAGCGTTCAACGGGGTTGTAGTTGCCGGGTCCGTAGATGTAAGTGGGGCGGAAGCTGGTGAAGGGAATGCCTTCGGAGCGCAACCAGGTCTCGGTGTCAGCCTTGCCGGCGTGGCGGCTGTTCGGGTCGGTGGCGGCGGTTTCGTCCAGGGGCCACAGCTCAGACCCGGCGTAGACCCCGGCGGAACTCACGTAAACGAACCGATGGCGTGGGGCTCCTGTGATCTCCACCACCCGCCGGCTGTCCTCCAGCTTGCGGCCGGAGCTATCGACGATCACATCGAACTGTCGTCCTTCCAGCGGGCTCAGTCCTTCGCTGCTGCTGCGGTCGCCGCTGAGGTGCTCAACGCCTTCAGGCACGGCGTTGCGGCCCCGTGTGAACAGGGTGAGGGCATGCCCCTGGGCTTGAAGCCTGGCCACCAAGGGCTTGCCGACGAAACGGGTCCCCCCCATCACCAGGATCTTCACGGCCACACTGCAAAAGCGCAGCTATTGAAGCGCGGAGCTGCAGGATGGGCCCAGACGTCTCACCGGCATGGAGATCCTTCCCGCTATTGATCTGCTGGACGGAGCCTGCGTGCGCCTGCACCAGGGGGATTACGAGCAGGTCACCCGTTTCAGCGATGACCCGGTCGCTCAGGCCCTCAGTTGGCAGCAGCAGGGCGCAACCCAGCTGCACCTGGTGGATCTCGATGGTGCCAAGCGGGGAGAACCGGTGAATGATGCCGCCGTCCAGGCGATCACATCAGCCCTGGACATCCCGGTGCAGCTCGGTGGCGGCGTCCGCTCCCTGGAACGGGCCGAGCAGTTGCTCGCCTGCGGTCTTGATCGCGTGATCCTCGGCACCGTGGCGATCGAGCAGCCCGACCTGGTTCGATCCCTCGCCGAGCTGTATCCCGGTCGGATCGTGGTGGGAATCGATGCCAAGGACGGGCGGGTGGCCACCCGCGGCTGGATTGAGCAGAGCGATGTCCTGGCGACGGACCTGGCCAGAACCTTCAGCAGCGCCGGGATTGCCGCGATCATCACCACCGATATCGCCACCGATGGCACCCTGGCCGGGCCGAACCTCGAGGCTCTCAGGGCCATGGCGGCAAGCAGCAGCGTTCCGGTGATCGCCTCCGGTGGCATTGGCTGCATGGCGGATCTGCTGTCTCTCCTGCCCCTGGAACCACTCGGTGTGAGTGGTGTGATCGTCGGTCGTGCCCTGTACGACGGTCGTGTCGATCTGGCGGAAGCGGTGCGGGCGCTGGCGGAGCCGAGGCTGCAGGACATCACAGCGGTTGCAGCGGACCTGGCTTGATCGGTCGTCTTAAGCTGGTGTTATCAATTGCCATTGAGTGATCAGGCTCTCGACTCCTGGATCAGCTGCAGGCCTGCCCGGTGAGGGGCTGCAGGGGGTGTTCGAGCGCTGCCGAGAGCTGGGTATGCGGTTAAGCCGTCAGCGCCGGATGGTGCTTGATTTGCTCTGGAGCGAACAAAGTCACCTCAGTGCCAGAGACATCTTCGAAAAGCTCAATGCCCGAGGGCGGAGCATTGGCCATACATCCGTCTATCAGAACCTGGAGGCCCTGCAGTCCGCTGGGGTGATCGAGTGTCTGGATCGTGCCAATGGTCGGCTCTACGGCTACCGCAGTGATCCCCACAGCCATCTCACCTGCCTCGATACCGGTGTGATCGAGGACATCGATGTGGAATTGCCGGATGATCTGCTCGACCAGATTCAACGGCGCACAGGCTTTCGGATCGAGTCCTACACCCTGCAGCTGAACGGGCGACGCCCACTGGAGCGATACGGCCAGGCTCGTTACCTTGACGACAACTCGTACTGAACCGCTTGGCTCCCTCAGCTCCGGTACGGATTCTGTTGTTGGCACAGGACCTGCTTGGGGAATCGCTGGCCCTGCAGCTCACCCGTCAACAGTCCGACTGGGAGGTGTCGCTGCGCCCGGATGCGTTGAACGGTCATCCCCAGATCGTGATCTGGTCCATCGACAAACTTCCATCCCTGAGCGCATTGCAACGGGAGGTGCTGCTGCTTCAGGAGCGCTGGCATCCGGCCCCATTGCTTCTGCTGTTGCCGGTGAATGTTGAGGCCAGCCGTGATCAGCTGCTTATCCTCAGCGCAGAAGGGCTGCTGCAGAACGGCGACTGCGCCCAGTTGCAGGAGGCCATCGATACCCTGCTGCAGGGTGGTCGGACCGTTCGGCTTCAAACCGTTGCGCCTCCGTCCGAGCCGCCTTCCCTAGGGCTGGCTCAGTCGCTGCTGCTCAGTGGACTGCAGCAGATCAGCAATGACCTGCAGGTGATCGAAGCCCTGCTCAATCCACCTCCGCAGTCTTGGTTGTTGTGCATGCTGCTGGAAGGCCGCTGCCGTGAGCTGCGCAGTGCTCGCGCGCTGCTGCTGTGGCTGTGGGGCCCTCTGCAGGTGGGTCTGGAGGATGCCGTTTCCCTGCGGGTGCCGATGCAGCCTTCCCCTTCAGCGGGGGAGTCGACGGCGATCACCCTGCGTCAACGCAATGCGCTGGCGGTGTGGAACTCCATCCGTGAGCGGTTGGACGGTTCTGTTCAGACCGGTCTCAGCAATGCCACCGGTCGCCTCCTGGCGATTGAGGGGCTGCACCCCGATCGTCGTCGCGAGCTGCTGCTGGCTCTGCTGCAGCAGCTGGATCGCGTGCTGGCACGGATGCGCCAGGAGGATCCAGCGCCGGCGCGCTGGTCGTCGCTTCAGCCCGAATTACGCCGACAGGCCCTTACCGCGATGGCCGGTAGCTACGTGCAGATTCCGAGGGACGGTGCTCTGCAACCGGTGGCCTCCACGCTGCTGGCCTCCGCCGACCTTGAGGGAGTCGATGACGAGATGCCGGATCCTGCCTCGATGCTGCTGCCGCTGCTGGCGGATCAGCCGGTGCTGGTGAACGGACAGCTGCTGCCGGCTGATGATCCAAGGGCACTGCTGCAACTGGAAACACTGGTGAGCAACTGGCTGGTGCGCACCGCTGAGTTGATTGGAGCTGAGCTGCTGGAGGCCTGCGGCGAGTGGCCGGAACTGCGCCGCTATCTGTTGGGGGATCGCCTGCTGGCGACCCGGGAACTGGATCGACTGCGCAATCAGCTAAACAACCAGCTGCGCTGGTCCGAATGGATTGAGCGACCAATTCAGTTGTACGAAAGCCACCGCACGTTGTTTCAACTCCGCGGTGGACGGATTGAACCGCTGCAGCTGACGGAGCCCCGCGATCAGGAGCTCAACAGCCTGGGGTGGTGGCAGCGTCAGGTGGCGTTGCTGCTGGAGACCCGAGATGCTCTGGCGCCTCAGCTGCAGGCCTTGGTGCGCCGTCTTGGCGATCTGGCCGTGGTGCTGCTCACCCAGGTACTGGGGAGAGCGATCGGTCTGGTCGGTCGAGGGATCGCCCAGGGGATGGGTCGCAGTCTGGGGCGCGGCTGAGTCCACAATGGGCCTCCCTGCACCGGCCTGATGGGACGTCTGCTGCCTCGCGTTCTCTGTTGTGTTGTGGCGCTGTTGCTGCTGGTGTCTCCGGCTCAGGCCGTTCTCAACGACGACAACTACGACGGCAATATCTACGCCCTCTACGCCGGTAACGGCTCCCTAGTGCCCCCGGCCAACACCCTGGAAGACACCCTGGCTGACCAGCGCACGGCCGTGATCGTCTATTACCTCGATGACAGTGCCGTCAGCAAACGCTTTGCGCCTGTGGTTTCTGAACTGCAGCGTCTCTGGGGTCGGAGCATCGATCTGTTGCCCCTCACCATTGACCCGCTGCAGGGTCGTCAGCCGACCGGTGCTGCTGATCCCGCCAGTTACTGGCGGGGGCAGATTCCGCAAGTGGTTGTGATCGATCCCAAAGGCGAGGTGGTGTTTGATCAGGAGGGACAGGTCTCCCTCGGTTCGATCAATGACGCCATCAGCCGTGCCACCGGTCTGCCGGCCCCTGAGTTGCCGGCGATCAACCAGGAAGGCAGCTTCAACGAGGTGAACATCGAGGTCACCACCCGCTGATCGGCTTACGCTGCCGCGCAGCTGGTTCACCGTTGTGTCGCTGCTGATCGCCCCCCTGGCCCTCGGAGCGGGGGTGGCCTGGTTGGAAGCCCGCCACCGGTTGAGGCCTGCTTCTCCCCTGCGGCTGATGGCCAGGGACTGGACGATCACCTCCCTTGCGGGTGTGTTGCGTGTCGACGGTGTGCTGGAGATCAGCAACCCCCATTCACGCATGGAGGTGTTCGTGCCGGAGCTGCGGGTGGACCCCACCCTGCTGGGCAAGGCTGATCTCTCCGGTCTCACCGTCACCACAAGAATCCAGGCCGATCATCCCGATGAGGAGACCCGTGCTGATGGCTACTGGGCCGCATATATCGTCAAGGGCCGGAAGACCACCCGAGCCCGGGTGACGATTGAGATCCGTGGTGGCGCGGCGTTGGAGCTGGTCGACACGCTCTGGGTCGATGTGCAATGGATCAATTACGGCCCCTTCGGACGTCTCTCCCGCCGTCAGGGGGTTCCTGTGCCGCTGCGCTGTCCAGACCCGCTGCCTGCTGATCAGGCTCCCTGGCAGTCGGGAGAGGGCTGCAGCGTTCTGCCCTTGAAAACCCACCTGCTGGGCCCACTCGATGATCCGATCGAGGTGTTGCGGCGGTATGCAGCCCCTCTCCTTCAACCCGGCGATGTGCTCACGATCGGCGAGACACCGCTGGCCGTGATTCAAGGCCGCTACCAGCACCCAAGCGAGGTGGAACCAGGCATGGTGGCCAGGTTGGCCTGCCGGGTGTTTCACCCCACCAGCAGCCTGGCGACAGCGTGCGGAATGCAGACCCTGATCGATGTGGTGGGCCCCACCCGGGTGATCGCGGCCTGGATCGGCGGTCTGCTGATGAAACTGGTGTCGATTCCGGGTGGCTTCTATCGCCTGGCGGGGGATCAGGCCCGCCTAATTGATGACATCACAGGAACCACTCCGCCGTACGACCAGACCATCGTTCTGGGACCAGAACGGTCAGCGTCGTTCTGTGCCGAGGCCTCGGCGGCTCTTGGCGTTGATGTCGCCATCGTCGACGTCAACGATCTCGGTCGGGTCAAGGTGCTGGCCTCCAGTTCCGGCTGCGATGAACCACTGCTGCAGCGCGCCTTGAAGCCGAACCCGGCTGGCAATGCCAACCAGCGCACACCACTGGTTTTGGTGCGTCCAGGTCGCGGTTGAGCACTACATTGAGCGTGGTTGCGTCCGGGGGGGAGAAATGACAGCACAACCCCCGCAGCCCCTGAGGGTTGAACCCCTCAACCCAATACATCTAGCCTGGTTTCCGCAGCTTCAGACCGTGCTGCTGGGCGACTGGCTGGCTCGGGTTGAGCAACGCTTTCCGGATCTGCTGCCGTGTCGCTCACCCCGCTGCTTCA is a window of Synechococcus sp. A15-24 DNA encoding:
- a CDS encoding DUF3685 domain-containing protein, giving the protein MAPSAPVRILLLAQDLLGESLALQLTRQQSDWEVSLRPDALNGHPQIVIWSIDKLPSLSALQREVLLLQERWHPAPLLLLLPVNVEASRDQLLILSAEGLLQNGDCAQLQEAIDTLLQGGRTVRLQTVAPPSEPPSLGLAQSLLLSGLQQISNDLQVIEALLNPPPQSWLLCMLLEGRCRELRSARALLLWLWGPLQVGLEDAVSLRVPMQPSPSAGESTAITLRQRNALAVWNSIRERLDGSVQTGLSNATGRLLAIEGLHPDRRRELLLALLQQLDRVLARMRQEDPAPARWSSLQPELRRQALTAMAGSYVQIPRDGALQPVASTLLASADLEGVDDEMPDPASMLLPLLADQPVLVNGQLLPADDPRALLQLETLVSNWLVRTAELIGAELLEACGEWPELRRYLLGDRLLATRELDRLRNQLNNQLRWSEWIERPIQLYESHRTLFQLRGGRIEPLQLTEPRDQELNSLGWWQRQVALLLETRDALAPQLQALVRRLGDLAVVLLTQVLGRAIGLVGRGIAQGMGRSLGRG
- a CDS encoding NAD-dependent epimerase/dehydratase family protein, which codes for MKILVMGGTRFVGKPLVARLQAQGHALTLFTRGRNAVPEGVEHLSGDRSSSEGLSPLEGRQFDVIVDSSGRKLEDSRRVVEITGAPRHRFVYVSSAGVYAGSELWPLDETAATDPNSRHAGKADTETWLRSEGIPFTSFRPTYIYGPGNYNPVERWFFDRITHDRPVPLPGDGSTITQLGHVNDLAEAMARCIDVEAAANRIYNCSGKQGITFRGLIRAAAVACSKDPDAVELRPFDPSGLDPKARQAFPLRLNHFLTDITRVERELAWQPRFDLAKGLADSFQNDYAKTPTTEPDFSADAALIGA
- the pdeM gene encoding ligase-associated DNA damage response endonuclease PdeM gives rise to the protein MKGQEWVWRCESLRFLEERALWREHGRQLMVADLHLGKAEVFQAHGIPLPTDGDRGTLNPLLQLCHAWAPEQLIVLGDLIHAREGLTPELRETLRSLPDLCGCEVLLIGGNHDRHCWIEGLPQLPSQCVGQLWLSHAPETPPAADQLNVCGHLHPMTRLRSRADRLRLPCFAFDPEGPRLVIPAFGQLTGGHDCGERYQQWLVADGAILPWFEPLRNNQGRRSA
- the hisA gene encoding 1-(5-phosphoribosyl)-5-[(5-phosphoribosylamino)methylideneamino]imidazole-4-carboxamide isomerase, whose protein sequence is MEILPAIDLLDGACVRLHQGDYEQVTRFSDDPVAQALSWQQQGATQLHLVDLDGAKRGEPVNDAAVQAITSALDIPVQLGGGVRSLERAEQLLACGLDRVILGTVAIEQPDLVRSLAELYPGRIVVGIDAKDGRVATRGWIEQSDVLATDLARTFSSAGIAAIITTDIATDGTLAGPNLEALRAMAASSSVPVIASGGIGCMADLLSLLPLEPLGVSGVIVGRALYDGRVDLAEAVRALAEPRLQDITAVAADLA
- a CDS encoding thylakoid membrane photosystem I accumulation factor, whose translation is MGRLLPRVLCCVVALLLLVSPAQAVLNDDNYDGNIYALYAGNGSLVPPANTLEDTLADQRTAVIVYYLDDSAVSKRFAPVVSELQRLWGRSIDLLPLTIDPLQGRQPTGAADPASYWRGQIPQVVVIDPKGEVVFDQEGQVSLGSINDAISRATGLPAPELPAINQEGSFNEVNIEVTTR
- a CDS encoding transporter substrate-binding domain-containing protein, which produces MKRSAVAVGLLLGLQFLLPPLMARTLKVGVSGSAPFVIQEEGGSSGISLQVWRRIAEDNNLSYRLIQQATPQKGILALNDGEIDLLVGPISVTPDRLNLPGVDFTQPYFIGKEGILLPLKPKTLLNRLQVFLGWAVLSSVLVLITVLLVVGSLIWLAERRGNSEQFPAQPLPGIASGMWFALVTLTLWAMATRPPSPGLGEASLLSGWSPR
- a CDS encoding CDP-alcohol phosphatidyltransferase family protein, translating into MSLPLRSLANGLTIARAVAGLPLIMALQADAAALAWWLLLMAGLSDAADGWLARRAGGGSSWGARLDPLTDKVLIAAPLLWLAAAGTLPLWAVWLLLARELLISGWRSQAGDGGPASLAGKAKTVLQFLALLLMLWPPSWSGHQQLVVAGWWLFWPSLLLAVSSAVAYIRPLSGPHQR
- a CDS encoding F420-0:Gamma-glutamyl ligase, translated to MSLLIAPLALGAGVAWLEARHRLRPASPLRLMARDWTITSLAGVLRVDGVLEISNPHSRMEVFVPELRVDPTLLGKADLSGLTVTTRIQADHPDEETRADGYWAAYIVKGRKTTRARVTIEIRGGAALELVDTLWVDVQWINYGPFGRLSRRQGVPVPLRCPDPLPADQAPWQSGEGCSVLPLKTHLLGPLDDPIEVLRRYAAPLLQPGDVLTIGETPLAVIQGRYQHPSEVEPGMVARLACRVFHPTSSLATACGMQTLIDVVGPTRVIAAWIGGLLMKLVSIPGGFYRLAGDQARLIDDITGTTPPYDQTIVLGPERSASFCAEASAALGVDVAIVDVNDLGRVKVLASSSGCDEPLLQRALKPNPAGNANQRTPLVLVRPGRG
- a CDS encoding CBS domain-containing protein, translating into MVLQLTVADVMTQPVLSVTPDTPLQQAVQLISDHHISGLPVVDDTGVLIGELSEQDLMVRESGVDAGPYVMLLDSVIYLRNPLNWDKQVHQVLGTTVKDLMRKDTHTCSMELGLPKAASQLHERGTQRLFVLDGEGKPAGVITRGDVVRALASHQES
- a CDS encoding L,D-transpeptidase, with translation MTKMDPQPVYHKKGKVIAPGPNNPVGVRYVAYVQIGTGEYAIHGTAWPNWVKLRAAVRLGCIRMLNNDVIQVYNRIKVGTPVVVTKN
- a CDS encoding Fur family transcriptional regulator, translating into MRLSRQRRMVLDLLWSEQSHLSARDIFEKLNARGRSIGHTSVYQNLEALQSAGVIECLDRANGRLYGYRSDPHSHLTCLDTGVIEDIDVELPDDLLDQIQRRTGFRIESYTLQLNGRRPLERYGQARYLDDNSY